A stretch of DNA from Globicephala melas chromosome 19, mGloMel1.2, whole genome shotgun sequence:
GGAGTCACATGGCGGGGTGGGGGCTGATTCAGTCAGATAAATGGGCAGAGCTGTGGCTTCCTTTCAGAAGAAATTCTACCTATGGGCCGCAGCTTCAGCTAGTGTCCAAGAGTTCTGCTGCCCTGCCTGGAGCTTGGCCCTATGTGCCTGGCACTTCAAGGAAGGtcagggagaaagggaagaaacttctgggatgtgtgtacacacacacacacacacacacacacacacacacactctctctctctctctctctctctctctctctctctctctctctctcgcaggCTCTGGGTGAACTGCAGGTCTCCATGGTCCCGGGTTTTCCTCACAGATGTCCAGGACAGGAGGCCTCTGGGCGGTGCCATGGGAACCAGGGTACAGAAGGTTTTGGGTGGGTCAGTCCCCCAACCAGGCTGAGTCACTTGAGCCTTTCACACCCACCAGCTGGGCCTGGGCTGGTAGCTCCGCCCTGTACTTGCCCAGGCCTGAAGGCCATGGGGAAGCCTGGTGGGGCACTCCCTCCCTGAAGCCCCCTCCCCAAGATCTGCTTCCCGGAGCTGGGGCCCAGGCGCCTGTCTTCTTCCCCAGGACTGATGATTCACCCCTGCTGGGGCCTTTTCACTTCTCCTTTGGGGCTAAAAATACAGGGACCCAGGCATCCAACTGCGCCAGGCTTCACCGCAGATTGCACAACGCCCCTCGTTTGAGTGCTGCTGACGCAGACCCCGGGTACCGGGGGTGGCGGGCTGGGTTGCTCCCCGATCGGGCGTGCTGAGGTCAGGGCCTAGACCCCTCCACTTCCTCTTTCCTGGGTCAAACAGACTGGGGGTTGAGCTGACATGGGAGGTGCTGGGGATCCCTGGATGTGACTGTGGTCCCTGGAAATGAAGCTCCTTCTAGCCCCAGGTAAGCCAGGGGTTCTGGCTTCCATTCTGGCCCCCTGCACAGAGTCCCAGTTAGGAGCTGGGGGCAGAAGACAGCAAAGGGGCACTGGGAGAGAGATGGTCAGAGACAGGGAGATGGGGACAAAGAGATCGGATGACACAAGACGCTCAGAGGAACAGCTAGAAAAAGGAGCAGGACAGAGACCACCCCCAAACTGGGACAGAATCAAGGAAGGACTGAGGGAGAGGGACCCAGTCAGGGTTCCAGAGCCAGGCCAGGTTGGGGGAGAGCCCCTGGAAGAGGTCACCAACAGGCACAATCCAAAGTCCACCCTCAgccagggaagagagaaagcagcTCGCAGAGGCCAGGCCCCGCCCTGGGCGCtccctgctggcctctgctgccccctgctggCGCCAGCCGCAGTGCGCAGGCAGGAAAAAAGTCAGAGACACAGCTGCTTTGAGGCCACTCTTCATTCCCTCCTCCACTGCCAGCCCcgctcccagccctgccagctCACAGGGCGCCCCCCGGGCCCGTAGGCGGTGCAGGCGTCTTGCCTGTGACCTTGTTGGCGCAGTCCAGCAGGGCAGTGTGAATGTCCTTGGCACAGGCAATCTGGGCTTTGATGACCGCCAGGTACTGCGGATAGGGCAGGCTGTCAGGCTGGACGGCGTCGGGCTTGGTGGCTGTGGGCACCAGTGTTGGAGAGTGCTTGGCACTGTCGCAACTCTGTGACAGGCACTCATGGGCCAGGCGCTGTGGGCAGGCAGGCAAGGTGTGGCATCAGCCTTCACTCTGGGTACTGCCAACCCCACCCCAAGGGCCAGCCTGGGGTAGCCTTTTTAGCCTCTGGAATCCTGGGGTCTTGGGGTCAGAGCCTGGCCCTGCCACTcgctgggtgacctcaggcatGCGGCTGCTCCTCTCTGCGTCTGTTTCCTCCTTTGGAAAATGGGCTTAATAACTACTTCTACTATCTAATAAGGTGAGAATGGTGAGAGCAGCGTGCAAGAGACACAGGCACAGGTCCTGGCAAGTTAACTTAAGTGCTAGTTGATGAATGTCAACTACTATTGTTGTGACTGTCCTGACCCTAGGCTTGGCATTGGCACTAGCTTCTCTGGCGGCACCTGctcctcctggttttcctcctacttctCTGGCTGGTCCTTCTAGATGCTTTTTAATCTATCTAAGCCTTAAATGTGGTAATTCCCGTATCCCTTCTTCTCCTCTCATTCTCATGCCCTCTAGGGGTTgtctcactcacacacactaCTGTTCTGACCTCTGTACTGATGACACCACTTCTGTGCACCCAGCCTCCCCTAAAATTCCAGAGTTCCCATACTCTGCCCCCCAAACCACTCTCCTTCCTGGGTCCCTGTCTCAGGGACGGCCCTACCATTCCAACTAGAGCCCCGGGCCTCATCTTGGAGGCTCCTCCCCCAGCCCGTCAGTCCCATGGCCCTGTGCACAAAGCCTTCTGAGTATCTCTCCCACCTGCCCTTTCCCACTTCCTCAGGACCCTGCTCTGGTGGAACCTGGCCCTCCTGAATCCTGCCATGGGCTCCCAGCCTCCACTCTCAGCCCCTTGCACCCATCCCTCATGTGGCAGCCAGAGAGGCATATTCCTAAAAAAGCAAATGGGTCCATGTCCTTCCCTGCTTGAAACCCTCCATGGCTCCCCAGCACCCTCCAGGCTATATTCAAAATGCAACAAGCACCAACGCCTAGCACACCTCAGCCAGACTGAATTTCATGATGTTCCTAAAGGGAACTTAAAGCAGAAGCTGTTCCGTCTGGCTGGAATACCTTTCTGCCACTACGAGGCTCCTCAGACTGACTTTTCCTTCAAAGTCCAGTTCAAAATAATGATGACAATGAGGATACTACAGGAAACGTTTGCCATATGTCCAGTACCAGgttaagtgctttatatgcaAGATCTTGCTGAGTCCTTCCCAAAAATCCATTTCCCAAAGGAGGAACCCAAGGCTCAGAGGTAGAGATTGGTGGTCCGTCTGACTCCAAAGGCTGTGCTCTGAGACACTTGCCCTCCTCTCAACTCCTGCCCTTCTTCCATTTTTGTTCCAGCCTCCGCTCAGATGTGCTCTCCACTAGTAGTCTACCCTGAGCCACTTCCTCCCTAAACCTGCCCTAGGCAGGGTCAGGTGCCTTCTCTGGACTTCCACAGCCCCCTGAGCTTCCCTCATTTTAATCCTGCCCCCTCTGCCTGTGCCTCCACGACTCCAGCCCTGAGCCTTCTGTCTATGCTTCCCCCTTCAGAGCCCTCCATGGCCTGAGCTTTTCCCATCAGAGCCCTGACTACTCTGAGCTGTCAGTGTTTGAGGATATATTTGTCACCCCACTGAACTGgaagctctgtgagggcaaggATTGGGCAATATTGTGCCCCCAGCATCAGTTGCAGCATCAGCACAGGTCTGGGCCGCAGGAGGTGCTCAGTGAGCGTGTGTCGACTGACTGAATGAAGGTTCCTGAAGCACCAGGAACTGAGGCAGGGTTGTGGTCACCCGGTGGCTAGGAGACCCCTTACCAGGCAGAGCTCTAGCTGGTCACAGAGTGCGTAGAACTCCTCCAGACACTTGTCAAAGCGCTGAATGGGTCCATCGCTGCTCTTCCTACAGTCCGGGAGAAGAAGGTGCGGAATGTATTTCCAATCTCTGGGACTAAGTGACTACCCAACCAAGTATCCATCAGAAAACCAGGTATAGGCCCAGGAGACCCGAGGCAGGGCCTAGGGGACAGTTAATAGAAGAAGGGGCAAAAAGGGCAAGGTCAGGCGCTAGGGAGCCAGgcttgaaaataagagaaaagtggGGTGGGTGTGGTGCAAGGGGGATGAGTTTCTAAGACTAGGATGGAGTTAGGACAGCCTGGAGAAAGAGGAGTACTCACTGTCCATTGTCAATGTTAGTGTTCTGAATCAAG
This window harbors:
- the MED29 gene encoding mediator of RNA polymerase II transcription subunit 29 isoform X2, with protein sequence MAASQQQASAASSAASVSGPGSAGGSGPQQQPQPPTQLVGPAQSGLLQQQQQDFDPVQRYKMLIPQLKESLQTLMKVAAQNLIQNTNIDNGQKSSDGPIQRFDKCLEEFYALCDQLELCLPPSPTPSSLTACPIRSTWRSSKPRLPVPRTFTLPCWTAPTRSQARRLHRLRARGAPCELAGLGAGLAVEEGMKSGLKAAVSLTFFLPAHCGWRQQGAAEASRERPGRGLASASCFLSSLAEGGLWIVPVGDLFQGLSPNLAWLWNPDWVPLPQSFLDSVPVWGWSLSCSFF
- the MED29 gene encoding mediator of RNA polymerase II transcription subunit 29 isoform X1, whose translation is MAASQQQASAASSAASVSGPGSAGGSGPQQQPQPPTQLVGPAQSGLLQQQQQDFDPVQRYKMLIPQLKESLQTLMKVAAQNLIQNTNIDNGQKSSDGPIQRFDKCLEEFYALCDQLELCLRLAHECLSQSCDSAKHSPTLVPTATKPDAVQPDSLPYPQYLAVIKAQIACAKDIHTALLDCANKVTGKTPAPPTGPGGAL